Proteins from a genomic interval of Thunnus thynnus chromosome 5, fThuThy2.1, whole genome shotgun sequence:
- the blm gene encoding recQ-like DNA helicase BLM isoform X1, with the protein MSSLPQNNLKEQLARHSSAAQSKLSLAKPKSGAFSFKKKSSSGTTKVEIPTKVINSNVLANRNVNVAKNSLVTKSPLTFPNKPERPQKSKINTFFPVSSKCQLDSISPAGNCAPAVQPPSAVAVPGRVSTAPTKSDKQFTSCTGSSSTSLDASLGFPMDNWDDFDDFEPPSKAKNNSFTPEISGKCNKSVLSPSEEKTGSCIETDELEHSVDKAEVSPRPSPITDPVEFNLEDSPVKMTRRRPPAYLKSVMSDSEEDSNVPFEAFEERTDDKKKWIDPQVIDLDENSQFEDDLDCIPPSPIPDEISYTSSSIESRSKLADAECIDNSLQSNGPIMTLHEPSDHHSKGKTSCFFSSNHFSDDQLFSIMESICALVDCIPEHELIALSCGDELLLKRAQRKRILATGGETSLKIQQPDSTVISESSFKEKSSFSRDICSVMSSSSSAPADSKKPPHIRRSSVISLDYDSDHSDSIINEKPLHNKDSRKTFVETEIICDSPSTHSFTKTSHTFSKNTNTDLDGSDLFFSPKRSEDSVQSKSNTRVTTAATLDIEPDDFYIDDFDIDDFNESDIPDYYDGPPGSSASGRNSSTAMTTVREGGPSTSSWEKKPATPSPKPKPSKICSPEPTFRNPAHDRLRGFNFPHSQEMMKIFHKRFGLHQFRFNQLEAINATILGEDAFVLMPTGGGKSLCYQLPACVSPGVTVVISPLKSLIVDQIQKLTTLDIPATSLSGDKSDSEAGRIYMQLSRKDPIIKLLYVTPEKVSASNRLISALQNLYERGLLARFVIDEAHCVSQWGHDFRPDYKRLHELREKFPNVPMMALTATATPRVQKDILHQLNMTRPQVFNMSFNRINLKYAVLPKKPKKVDEDCISWIKKHYPRDSGIVYCLSRNDCDAMAESLQRAGILALSYHAGLRDGDREYVQTKWINQDGCQVICATIAFGMGIDKPDVRYVIHASLPKSVEGYYQESGRAGRDGEISHCILFYTYSDVHRIKRIISMDREGDKNTKATHYNNLHSMVHFCENMMECRRIQLLAYFGELKFNKSFCKDHPDVSCDNCAKPNQYKMRNVTEDVKKIVRFVQENCEKVGARFGRTAQQNRLTLNMLVDIFIGSKSAKIQTGMFGMGGAYSRHNADRLFKKLVLDNVLMEDLYITNNGQAVSYISAGPKAMNVLSGHMQVDFYETESASSVRKSKAAVAKNVSQREEMVQKCLQELIDLCKQLGKAFGIHYYNIFSTATLKKIAEKLSSDPEALLQIDGVTEDKLEKYGAEVIKVLQQYSEWQLPDEPTDNSGDGWIDTTRGRQGDYDDEDDIESSTYFRNKAAQGQKRKKAPFFKYSKKKKGYGNTSTNSKGRGYSSNKSWSSSSSRGGSKAYPQSAGRGSRSSAGDASAGRRPGFLAAPTPQTNQRPFLKPAYSHMG; encoded by the exons ATGTCCAGTCTTCCACAAAATAATTTGAAGGAGCAGCTGGCGAGGCACAGCAGTGCTGCTCAGAGCAAGTTATCTCTGGCTAAACCCAAATCGGG ggcattttctttcaaaaagaAGTCCTCGTCAGGTACAACCAAGGTGGAAATCCCGACCAAGGTAATCAACTCAAATGTTTTGGCCAACAGGAATGTCAATGTCGCTAAGAACAGTTTGGTGACTAAATCTCCTCTGACATTTCCAAACAAGCCTGAGAGACCTCAAAAATCCAAAATCAACACCTTCTTTCCTGTAAGTTCAAAATGCCAGTTGGACTCCATCAGCCCAGCAGGTAACTGTGCACCTGCAGTCCAGCCTCCATCAGCAGTGGCAGTGCCTGGCAGGGTGTCTACAGCTCCAACTAAATCTGACAAGCAGTTTACCAGCTGCACTGGCAGCAGTTCCACAAGTCTTGATGCATCTCTTGGATTCCCGATGGACAACTGGGATGATTTTGATGACTTTGAACCTCCTTCCAAAGCAAAAAATAACTCATTCACTCCAGAAATATCAGGGAAGTGCAACAAGTCAGTGTTATCTCCTAGTGAAGAAAAAACAGGATCCTGTATAGAAACAGATGAACTGGAGCACAGCGTCGACAAAGCTGAAGTTTCACCAAGACCCAGTCCAATCACGGACCCAGTCGAGTTCAATCTGGAGGATTCTCCAGTTAAAATGACCAGAAGACGTCCTCCTGCTTATCTGAAGTCTGTCATGAGTGATAGTGAAGAAGACAGTAATGTTCCCTTCGAAGCCTTTGAGGAAAGAACAG acGATAAGAAAAAATGGATTGACCCACAGGTGATAGACCTCGATGAAAACTCACAATTTGAAGATGACCTTGATTGCATTCCCCCTTCTCCGATCCCAGATGAGATCTCCTACACCAGCTCTTCGATTGAGTCCAG ATCAAAGTTAGCCGATGCTGAATGCATAGACAATTCTCTGCAATCTAACGGACCCATCATGACTCTACACGAACCCTCTGATCACCACTCAAAAGGCAAAACAA gttgttttttctcttctaaTCACTTCTCAGATGATCAACTTTTCAGTATCATGGAGTCCATTTGCGCTCTGGTTGATTGCATCCCTGAACACGAGCTAATAGCACTGTCCTGTGGAGATGAGCTTTTACTGAAAAGGGCTCAAAG GAAGAGGATTCTTGCAACTGGTGGTGAAACTTCATTGAAGATCCAACAGCCAGACAGCACTGTGATTTCTGAATCcagctttaaagaaaaatcTTCATTTAGCAGGGATATTTGTAGTGTTATGTCATCCAGCAGCTCTGCACCTGCGGACTCAAAAAAACCTCCTCATATCAGGAGATCTTCAGTCATCTCTTTAGACTATGACTCTGATCACTCTGACAGTATTATTAATGAGAAGCCCTTGCACAATAAAGACAGCAGGAAAACATTTGTGGAAACTGAGATTATCTGTGATTCTCCATCAACCCACAGCTTCACAAAAACATCTCACACTTTCTCtaagaacacaaacacagacctgGATGGATCAGATCTCTTCTTCTCACCCAAAAGGTCAGAAGATTCTGTGCAGAGCAAATCTAATACCCGAGTAACCACTGCAGCTACGCTAGACATAGAACCAGATGACTTTTACATTGACGACTTTGACATAGATGACTTTAATGAGTCGGATATTCCCGATTACTATGACGGACCCCCGGGCTCCTCAGCGTCAGGGCGAAACTCAAGCACTGCGATGACAACAGTGAGAGAGGGGGGACCGAGCACGTCCTCGTGGGAGAAGAAACCAGCAACACCTTCACCTAAACCCAAACCTTCAAAGATCTGCTCCCCTG AACCCACCTTCAGGAATCCTGCCCATGATCGCCTGAGAGGGTTCAACTTCCCCCACTCACAGGAGATGATGAAGATCTTTCACAAGCGTTTTGGTCTTCATCAGTTCAGGTTCAATCAGCTAGAAGCAATTAATGCTACAATTCTGGGAGAAGATGCGTTCGTTTTGATGCCTACAG GTGGGGGTAAAAGTTTGTGCTACCAGTTGCCTGCCTGCGTGTCGCCAGGAGTCACTGTGGTCATCTCCCCGCTCAAATCACTCATTGTAGACCAGATCCAGAAACTTACCACTCTGGAT ATCCCAGCGACAAGTCTGTCTGGTGATAAAAGTGACAGTGAAGCAGGGAGGATTTATATGCAGCTTTCCAGGAAAGACCCCATCATTAAACTGCTCTATGTCACTCCAGAAAAG gTGAGTGCAAGTAACAGACTGATCTCCGCCCTGCAGAACCTGTATGAGCGAGGCCTTTTGGCCCGGTTTGTCATAGACGAGGCTCATTGTGTCAGTCAG TGGGGTCACGATTTCCGTCCAGACTACAAGAGATTGCACGAACTGCGCGAGAAGTTCCCTAATGTGCCGATGATGGCTCTGACAGCCACCGCCACCCCCCGTGTGCAGAAAGACATCCTACACCAGCTGAATATGACTCGGCCACAAGT GTTTAACATGAGCTTCAACAGAATAAACCTAAAGTACGCTGTGCTGCCCAAGAAACCCAAAAAGGTTGATGAGGACTGCATCAGCTGGATCAAGAAGCACTACCCGC GTGATTCAGGTATTGTGTACTGCCTGTCCCGTAATGACTGCGACGCAATGGCTGAGAGTCTGCAGAGAGCAGGGATACTGGCTCTGTCGTATCATGCGGGCCTGCGTGATGGCGACAGAGAATACGTGCAAACCAAGTGGATCAACCAGGACGGCTGTCAG GTCATTTGTGCTACCATAGCTTTTGGCATGGGCATTGACAAGCCTGATGTGCGCTACGTGATCCACGCCAGTCTCCCTAAATCAGTTGAAGGTTACTACCAGGAGTCCGGGCGAGCtggcagagatggagagatcTCTCACTGTATTCTCTTCTACACCTACAGTGACGTCCACCGCATCAAGAGAATTATCAGCA tgGACAGAGAGGGTGATAAAAACACCAAGGCGACTCATTACAACAATCTGCACAGCATGGTGCACTTCTGTGAAAACATGATGGAGTGCAGAAGAATTCAGCTGCTCGCGTACTTCGGGGAACTGAAGTTCAACAAAAGCTTCTGTAAGGACCACCCTGACGTCAGCTGTGACAACTGTGCCAAACCAAAC CAATACAAGATGAGAAACGTTACTGAAGACGTGAAGAAGATTGTGAGGTTTGTCCAGGAGAACTGCGAGAAAGTCGGAGCAAGGTTTGGCAGGACTGCTCAGCAGAACCGACTGACGCTGAACATGCTGGTGGATATCTTCATAG ggtcTAAATCTGCCAAGATACAGACAGGAATGTTCGGGATGGGAGGAGCTTACTCCAGGCATAATGCCGACCGTCTCTTCAAAAAACTGGTCCTGGACAACGTCCTGATGGAAGACTTGTACATCACCAACAATGGCCAAGCTGTGTCTTATATATCTGCAGGACCAAAAGCCATGAACGTCCTGTCTGGACACATGCAG GTGGACTTCTATGAGACAGAGAGCGCGTCTAGCGTCAGGAAGAGTAAAGCTGCTGTGGCCAAGAACGTCTCCCAGAGAGAGGAGATGGTTCAGAAGTGTCTGCAGGAGCTGATAGATCTGTGCAAGCAGCTGGGCAAAGCATTTGGCATTCACTATTACAACATTTTCTCCACTGCCACCTTGAAAAAGATAGCCG AGAAGCTTTCTTCTGACCCGGAAGCTCTCCTACAAATTGATGGTGTGACTGAAGACAAACTGGAGAAATATGGAGCTGAAGTGATTAAAGTCCTGCAGCAGTACTCAGAGTGGCAATTACCTG ATGAACCGACTGACAACAGTGGAGATGGGTGGATCGACACAACACGAGGAAGACAAGGAGATTACGATGACGAGGACGACATTGAGTCCTCCACCTACTTCCGTAATAAGGCCGCACAGggacagaagaggaaaaaagcaCCTTTCTTTAAGTATtccaagaagaaaaaaggataTGGCAACACAAGCACCAACTCTAAAGG TCGTGGCTACAGCAGCAATAAATCGTGGTCATCATCCAGCTCTAGAGGTGGATCAAAAGCTTATCCCCAGTCTGCAGGCCGAGGGTCCAGGAGCTCAGCAGGAGACGCATCAGCAGGCAGGAGACCAGGCTTCTTGGCCGCCCCGACCCCACAAACCAATCAGCGACCCTTTTTAAAGCCGGCCTATTCACACATGGGCTAG